From the genome of Halobellus litoreus, one region includes:
- a CDS encoding aminopeptidase, with protein MDQRIREHAETLVDWSARIEPGDDVVVSVAEGAHDLAVAVAEALGEREANVVTTYASDEVSRAYLRAHSGDFDEAPAHELALYENADSVLFLGGGRNTFATADVDGATRQAAARARQPIKEARMETDWVSTVHPTRSLAQQAGMSYESYQEFVYGAILRDWESLAEEMAELKSVLDAGSEVRLVTGDTDLRMSIEGRTAVNSAASVAYDSHNLPSGEVFTAPYDTEGEVVFDVPMTISGTRVRDVWFRFEDGRIVDFSAEAGEETLGDLLDTDEGARRLGELGIGMNRGIDRITDNILFDEKMGDTVHLAFGRAYDACLPDGESGNDSAVHVDLITDVSEDSRLEVDGEVVQRNGRFRWEAGFDTDG; from the coding sequence ATGGATCAACGCATCCGCGAGCACGCCGAGACGCTGGTCGACTGGAGTGCACGCATCGAACCGGGCGACGACGTCGTCGTCAGCGTCGCGGAGGGCGCACACGACCTCGCTGTCGCCGTCGCGGAGGCGCTCGGCGAGCGCGAGGCCAACGTCGTGACGACCTACGCCTCCGACGAGGTCTCTCGTGCGTACCTCCGCGCGCACTCGGGGGACTTCGACGAGGCACCGGCGCACGAACTCGCGCTGTACGAGAACGCCGATTCCGTCCTCTTCCTCGGCGGCGGCCGCAACACGTTCGCGACCGCGGACGTCGACGGCGCGACGCGGCAGGCCGCGGCGCGAGCGCGCCAGCCGATCAAGGAGGCGCGAATGGAGACCGACTGGGTGTCGACCGTCCACCCGACGCGGTCGCTGGCCCAGCAGGCCGGGATGTCCTACGAGTCGTACCAGGAGTTCGTCTACGGGGCGATCCTCCGCGACTGGGAGTCTCTCGCCGAGGAGATGGCGGAGTTGAAGTCGGTCCTTGACGCGGGGAGCGAGGTGCGGCTGGTGACCGGCGACACGGACCTCCGGATGTCGATCGAGGGGCGGACCGCGGTCAACTCCGCCGCCTCCGTCGCCTACGACTCGCACAACCTCCCGTCGGGCGAGGTGTTCACCGCGCCCTACGACACCGAGGGGGAGGTCGTCTTCGACGTTCCGATGACCATCTCGGGCACGCGCGTTCGCGACGTCTGGTTCAGATTCGAAGACGGTCGCATCGTCGATTTCAGCGCCGAGGCCGGCGAAGAGACTCTCGGTGACCTGCTCGATACCGACGAGGGGGCGCGTCGGCTCGGCGAACTCGGCATCGGAATGAACCGCGGGATCGACCGGATCACGGACAACATCCTCTTCGACGAGAAGATGGGCGACACCGTCCACCTCGCGTTCGGACGGGCCTACGACGCCTGCCTCCCCGACGGCGAGTCGGGCAACGACTCGGCCGTCCACGTCGACCTCATCACCGACGTCAGCGAGGACTCGCGGCTCGAAGTCGACGGCGAGGTCGTCCAGCGAAACGGCCGGTTCCGCTGGGAAGCGGGATTCGACACCGACGGCTGA
- a CDS encoding ATP-grasp domain-containing protein, with product MTAIALATAADLPALVDDDSSFLAALRDRGVTATPVVWSDESVAWDDFDAVVIRSTWDYYRRPDEFAAWIDRVDAASPTVLNPPETLRWNRHKFYLRDLAARGVDTFPTEYVQRGADASLAAVFERRDWDEAVVKPAVSAGAFETKRIARGEAATEQPWFDDLLADRDVLVQEFADGITAGEWSLVFFDGDYSHAVLKRPEAGDFRVQEDHGGSVAAETPSESLRERASEVVDAVRAERGGTVPLYARVDGIGRAEPERFENTARSGPAFRLLEVELIEPELFFRVDADAGERLAEALLDRL from the coding sequence GTGACAGCCATCGCACTGGCGACCGCCGCCGACCTGCCCGCACTCGTCGACGACGACAGTTCGTTTCTGGCCGCGCTGCGGGACCGAGGAGTCACCGCGACGCCGGTCGTCTGGTCCGACGAGTCGGTTGCCTGGGACGACTTCGACGCCGTCGTCATCAGATCGACCTGGGACTACTACCGCCGTCCGGACGAATTCGCGGCGTGGATCGATCGCGTCGACGCGGCGTCGCCGACCGTGTTGAATCCGCCCGAGACGCTGCGGTGGAACCGCCACAAGTTCTATCTGCGCGATCTGGCGGCCCGCGGCGTCGACACGTTTCCGACGGAGTACGTCCAGCGAGGAGCGGACGCGTCCCTCGCCGCCGTCTTCGAGCGACGCGACTGGGACGAAGCCGTCGTCAAGCCCGCCGTGAGCGCGGGCGCGTTCGAGACGAAACGCATCGCTCGTGGGGAGGCGGCGACCGAACAGCCGTGGTTCGACGACCTGCTCGCCGATCGCGACGTCCTCGTCCAAGAGTTCGCCGACGGGATCACGGCGGGCGAGTGGTCGCTGGTGTTCTTCGACGGCGACTACAGTCACGCGGTCCTCAAGCGACCGGAAGCCGGCGACTTCCGCGTTCAGGAGGACCACGGCGGCAGCGTCGCCGCCGAGACGCCGAGTGAGTCGCTACGGGAGCGAGCCAGCGAAGTCGTCGACGCCGTGCGTGCCGAACGCGGCGGTACGGTGCCGCTGTACGCTCGCGTCGACGGGATCGGACGGGCCGAGCCGGAACGGTTCGAGAACACAGCCCGAAGCGGCCCGGCGTTCCGACTGCTCGAAGTCGAACTCATCGAACCGGAGCTGTTCTTCCGGGTCGACGCCGACGCCGGCGAACGGTTGGCCGAGGCCCTCCTCGACCGTCTCTGA
- the gnd gene encoding phosphogluconate dehydrogenase (NAD(+)-dependent, decarboxylating) — translation MQLGVIGLGRMGQIVVDRVLDAGHDVVAFDLDAAAVATAADAGARPAEDLNDLTDRLGEGKRIWLMVPAGEAVDATLSELEPHLDAEDVVVDGGNSHFESSVRRAESTDAAYLDCGTSGGPAGAELGFSLMIGGPEWAYEAMTPVFDAIATGPAGHDRMGPSGSGHYVKMVHNGVEYALMQTYGEGFELLANGRYDLDLESVARTWNNGAVIRSWLLELCEEAFREEGNDLGDVADHVAGGSTGTWTVQEALEQEIPVPLIYQALAERFGSRADDGRFARRLANRLRYGFGRHEVQRRGE, via the coding sequence ATGCAACTGGGCGTCATCGGCCTCGGCCGGATGGGACAGATCGTCGTCGACCGCGTGCTCGACGCCGGACACGACGTCGTAGCGTTCGACCTCGACGCGGCGGCGGTCGCGACTGCCGCCGACGCGGGCGCGAGGCCGGCAGAGGACCTCAACGACCTCACCGACCGTCTCGGCGAGGGGAAACGGATCTGGCTGATGGTCCCCGCCGGCGAGGCCGTCGACGCGACGCTCTCGGAACTCGAACCGCACCTCGACGCGGAGGACGTCGTCGTCGACGGCGGCAACTCCCACTTCGAGTCGTCGGTCCGCCGAGCGGAGTCGACGGACGCGGCGTACCTCGACTGCGGGACCTCCGGCGGCCCGGCCGGGGCCGAACTGGGCTTCTCGCTGATGATCGGCGGCCCCGAGTGGGCCTACGAGGCGATGACGCCCGTCTTCGACGCCATCGCCACCGGGCCGGCCGGCCACGACCGGATGGGCCCGAGCGGGTCGGGCCACTACGTGAAGATGGTCCACAACGGCGTCGAATACGCCCTGATGCAGACCTACGGCGAGGGGTTCGAGTTGCTCGCGAACGGCCGCTACGATCTCGATCTCGAATCGGTCGCCCGCACGTGGAACAACGGCGCGGTCATCCGGTCGTGGCTGCTCGAACTCTGCGAGGAGGCGTTCCGCGAGGAGGGGAACGACCTCGGCGACGTCGCCGACCACGTCGCGGGCGGGTCGACCGGCACCTGGACCGTCCAGGAGGCGCTCGAACAGGAGATTCCGGTGCCACTCATCTACCAGGCCCTCGCAGAGCGCTTCGGCAGCCGCGCCGACGACGGCCGCTTTGCTCGCCGACTGGCGAACCGCCTGCGCTACGGGTTCGGTCGGCACGAGGTCCAGCGGCGCGGGGAGTAA